Proteins from a genomic interval of Corynebacterium freiburgense:
- a CDS encoding DUF2871 domain-containing protein, with protein MQKLFSAAATYAVLGLVSGVFYREFGRFNEYFGPTRLSTLHTHLLVLGMFFFLIAIALNATLKLSENSRFNAFFWTYNIGVLWTAGMMTFKGINQVWDPNFVMSPALAGISGLGHIILTVGIVLYFMILNKQIKRVSKTA; from the coding sequence ATGCAAAAACTGTTTTCAGCTGCAGCCACGTATGCAGTGCTAGGTCTGGTTTCCGGTGTGTTCTATCGGGAGTTTGGTCGTTTTAATGAATACTTTGGTCCAACCCGGCTTTCAACCTTGCATACGCACCTGTTGGTTCTGGGGATGTTCTTTTTCCTTATTGCGATTGCTTTGAATGCAACGTTGAAGCTTTCCGAAAACAGTCGTTTTAACGCATTTTTCTGGACTTACAATATTGGTGTGCTTTGGACGGCTGGCATGATGACGTTTAAGGGAATCAATCAAGTATGGGACCCAAACTTTGTAATGTCACCTGCGTTAGCTGGGATTTCTGGATTAGGGCATATTATCCTGACAGTCGGAATTGTCCTTTACTTCATGATTTTGAATAAGCAGATTAAGCGAGTATCCAAGACTGCGTAG